Part of the Musa acuminata AAA Group cultivar baxijiao chromosome BXJ3-10, Cavendish_Baxijiao_AAA, whole genome shotgun sequence genome, ATGGAGAAGGTGAAGAGGCTCGAATGAAAGGAAATAAAAGGAGTGGCGCCTTTCTCCATTTCAATCAATTCCACCGTCGACCATCCAAGAGTAGGAAGTCAGATCTCGTCCCCCCAAGTTGACTTTTTTATTGCTCGTTTGTCTTCAAATCTGAAGAATGGTTCGTGGTAGAACAATAAGAAGTCTTTTTTGAGTGAAACAAAAAAATTGGCAAACTTTTAAGTCTTTGATAAAGAGGGAAAAGCCTAGTGTTGTGGTTTCTTTTCCGGGAGCATCAAACTTGTTGTGCTAATTCCTTCATCGACTATACGATGGTACGGGCTTTGAACAGATTTATGGCAGATTTAACCAATATATCTGGGAATTTGTTTCTTGTGTTTTCGTTCTTGTTTCAGCTGTAAGAAAAGAAAGTGAAAGTAACTTCCATATGCATCTCAGTCATTATTCTCGGTGAAGGGAGCTTGCTTTATCCGGGACTGAGGAATACAAGCGTTGGGATTCAATATCTTCTTAATGAACACGTACTGCTTTTGGCTGTCGATGCGTCTGGAGATCGACTGCATCCTGGCATGACTCCTGGAggtaaaaatttttcttcctccttcaACGAAGTTTTAATTACAGTTCACTTTCACAAGCTTTGGTTATTAGGATGGAAGAAGTCACAGCCTAGTCCACTGGAATTTTTTGATATGAACTTCCTTGTTTCAGATTGCCTGAGCCGTGTGGGAGTTTCTTGTTGAATTTATCCTTGCCTGATCCAGCACCTAATGCTGCATTTATTTTTCACCTCTTGAACAGAATAATACTTCAAATCTTGCTACAAGTGCTTCTTTGATGGACTGGGTTCCGAAAACTCCGTTCCCCTGGGATTGGGAAACTCTGGAATTATTCAGTGGAAAAGAAAGTGAAATTTCTAAAGCTGCACAAGTACCTGACTTGAAGATTGATGGTGGTGCCTTTATTTGCAATAGATCTGTATGTTCGTCTGGTCGTGGTGCCTCCTCTGGTCTGGAATTGGGTAATCGTTCATCCAAAAGCTCCATATCAGCATCTGTTGATTCCCTTTCTGGGGCAGGAAAGAGAAAATCACAGCTCAACTTTGATTCCGCTGGAAGGGCCCCTCATAACCTGGACAATAATATTATTGCAAGGGTTGAGGATTCTGGAACTTCGACTGTACCAGTCGTTGCAGACCACCCTAAGGAACCACTTACAGGTTTAAAGCTTGGGCCAACTTACTTCGAAGATGttgcttcggtgaacaacatcaaAAACTTGTCTTCCTCAGCTACTATGACCTCATCGGCTGCCTTAGCCAAGAAATCTAGGGTGTCTCAACAGAACTTACAGAGTCCTTATTGCCAGGTTGAAGGTTGTAACATTGACCTTACAACAGCGAAAGACTATCATCGCAAACATAGAGTCTGTGAAAGCCATTCAAAGTCTCCCAAGGTGATTGTAGCTGGTAAAGAGCGCAGGTTTTGTCAACAGTGTAGCAGGTGAAGCTATTTCCAGTTAGATGGCTATTGTGAATAAAACACTCGGAGCCAAATGATACAGGATTTGAGATCTTAACAAGAATGATGATAAATAGTAATAACTCTGGATTAGGGTATTGCATTAGGGCTCTGTAGTGCCATATTATATGGAAGTGTATTCTGGTTATAGTATTGTCTTGTAGGATTATGATGCTCTCCAGATATATGGTTACATCATTATGTTTGGCATAATGTTCTTCAATGATTTTAGTTGACAAAGTCAAAAAGTCTGAAAATAGTGTTGGCCATCTTCCAGGTTCCATGATTTGTCCGAGTTTGATCAGAAAAAGCGGAGTTGCCGAAGACGTTTATCAGATCATAATGCACGTCGCAGAAAGCCACAGCCAACAGCAATCTCATTCAATTCTTCTAGGCTTTCTTCATCATATTATGGTATTACTCAACTTTTAGCCCCTGAAATTTACAAGTTGCAACACCAGCTAATCTTGATTCTCTAACATATGCTAGCTTCAAGCAGTTGTGTCTCATTTCCTGTAAAGAAAAATAGATTTTTGATCGATAGGTTTGGTGGTTTTTCAaaagaacatttttttttttactaaagaaATTGATCCATACATATGATTAAGAGCAAGTTGCTATCACTAGCTCTTGAACTGTTTCTTTTCCTAAATTGGTGTTGGAACTTTTCTTTTTCTGCAACTAGTGGatcttttaatattatatttttcttgctttaagttAAATAACTGGGCTAAGATGGATTCTTAAGTTGCAGTAATTGCACCAATGGTCTTAATTCTGAGCATTTCACTTGGATAGCTTCTATGTACATAATGCAGGTACTTTATTTATTTTGGTTTCATATTGTTCACTGTCTACTTCAGTTATGTATGGTGCACTGCCATTTTGATGCATCCTGGATTCAACCTAAGGGTCTAACTGAATCTTTTTACTGAAGTTTGATTTAAGTCAAGGTTTTGATCAGTTAAGTCTATTTAGGTAACATTTTTTTGAACACTGCCTACTGTGGCAGCAGCTGGTTCACTCTTTTCTTTACTCCTTGACACTGTCGATTTTGCCAATGGCAGTGGCTGGTTCACTGTCTTGTTATTAGACCCATTTACTTGAACCTTTTCTTCATTTTCGTTTCTGATCACTGTCTTTTTTCTAACATTTTACTTATTTTGAATATTCAATCAGTTTTTAGCTGGTTAAAGTTGATACCAGATCATCAAGACCAGCATGAACTGACACAACTTGTGCTGCTGTGTTCGGCAGCAATATAAAGAGCCGCTTGTTCTGCTGTTCTGCGGGAACATGTTGGATATGATATGAGAGCACATTGTAGGGTAGTGCATCCAAGCCTCTGAATATGGACCCTCAATGGACTAGATTGACCAAATTCAGGTCCATTAATTTCAACTAACCATAGAGAATATCAGTGAATCTCTATTAGCAACTAAATATTGGCTTTTGTAGGCCTGATATAACATGTATGGTACACTTGCTACTTGTTGGCAGAAAATTTTATGGATGCCTAATGCTATTTCTGAATGTTGCTGTGGGAGATCTTCTGAAACTGATTGAATTGATTGTTAACTGGGCACCTATGTGAATGACTAGCACTTCCAATGGTCGATGTACTAGTACTATCTTTCTATCCCTTTCAGTTTCATACCACTTGAGAGTAGAGACAATTGTATATTTGTAAACTTTGGATATAATCACATTTGTTTTCTGGGAATTTTTCTTTGTTAGTTTAGGCTCTTACATTGTTTCTTTTAAACTGTATGTGCTGCATGATTGTAGATTCCTTGATTGTCACCTTTCACCTTGTATGAAAGTGACTGATACATATGTTTCATAACAATGTGGTACCACACAGATGATAGACATCAGATGAACCTTGTTTTTGGTCGAGCTCCTCTGGGTCATGTGACAACCACTGTAAGTTTCCCACGGAATAACTTAGGCAGCTTCAAGCTTCTTCAAGCTAAAGAGTCTTGGACAAAGTCAAATAAAGCAGGATGCACTGATGGGCAGCTACAATTTTCCAGCATATGTCAACCAAACAATTCTTCTACTCTTAATCATGACTTGGACAGACTCTTGTCATTCAAGGGCACAGCAGCCGAGGTCCTCAATCAAGGTAGTGCCTTTTATGTACTTCAATTGTATGCTGAGAAAAGGAAATGCCTATTTTATGCTATTTTTAATCTCTTTTCACAACTGCTGCACGTACTATAGGTGCACATATGCTAACATTGTTGTCTCTTTCTGCCTGCACCATTTATGGCATGTGAAGGACCAGCTGTGGTCTTTAATAAGGGAGAATTTGTATTATATGTTCCTTTCCTCAGTAAGACATTTTGCACTAGCTTAAATTGTCATTCGGCATTCTTATTTGCATGTCAAAATATAAGTGAAAGACATATTACTTTTAATATCAACTTTCAGATCAATGACAGTCTAAATGAAGACATTTGCATAAATAatacataattttaagttgttgatGAGCATAAGCTAAGTATGTGAAAATGGAACAATTAGTTGCTTTTCTATGTCAGAGCTTTGTTACATAGAATGCATTGCATCATCAATCTAATTTGCAATTATTCATGTTCGAAATACAAAGGTGGAGGGTGCTGATTAGATCAGGATTTCTTCATTTGACTTGATATTCCTTTTGCAGTCTTATGCTAATTATGAATTTCTATATCTATGTTGGGAATACATTTGCAGATATTAGGTTTGAAATGCAAAGATGGATCATGCTGATCAGATCGGGATTTCTTCATTTAACTTGATATATTCCTTTTGCAGTTTTATGCTAATTATGAATTTCTATGTTGCATTTGGAATATGTTTCTTTCTTTACTATGATTTTGACAAACAGTTTTAGCTTCATACTTTCGAATGCATCACCATTGATACTTTCGAATGTAAGATATTTTCTCTAGCCAATGAGATTTTCTGCAAAATTTGCAATTAATATCTACGTCTAGCCTTTTTAATTTAGGTGCTGTCAAAATCTACACGGTAGAGCAGGAAGCTGTCCTATCTGATTTTGGCTGATATATGAATTGAAATACAGATTCTGTTTTGCTATCTAATTAGTAGTAGAAGTGTTAGTGGAAAAGATAATATAGCTAAGAGAGGAAAAGGGAAGatagataaatatatttttttggtttTAAGACTGGTTCAAATAGAAATTAAAATAAGGGGTGCCTAGCTACTTGATTCTTTATACTGCTGATGCAATATTAGAAAAAGAGATATTAGAAGAgctaagagagagaaaagaaaccaAACCAAGTATGTTGTTATTTCACTATGTTGTTATACAGGAAAAGGGTGAAGAAAAGGTTTGCATCCCTGAAAAATATGTTGTTATTTCACTATGATGGTACTTTATGATCCACAAGTATCACCTCTTTAGATCGAGACTTGACTAGGGATTGCTGTTTTGTATACCGGACCATGGCTGGACCAGTATGTACCAGTCAGTACTGGTGTACTGACACGTGGTACGGCAAATAACACCTCTTTAGATTGAGACTTGACTAAGGATTGTTGTTTTGTATACTGGACCATGACTGGACAGGTATGTTCCAGTCAGTATTGATGTCCTGACACATGATACATCAGTATGTACTGGTGTTTTAAAgacgaagaaggagaagaagaggaaaactaaggaggaaggaagaggaaagaagaatagaaggtggtggaggaagaggaggaaacataaggaggaggaggaagagaaaggaagaagaagaagcaatgaaggaagaggaggaagaagacaataAAGGACGAGGAAGAGGACGAAGCATTCTTGAGGGCAGCGGGGCAGACGATGAGTAGTGATGAGCAGCTATACGAGGAGAAATGAGGGCTTGCATTCGGGGAAAAGAGGGCTCGCGGATgcctatttttaattatttttaaaggtCTGGATCGGACTGATCCAAAAAGGCGGTAGTCCATGTGCCAATTCCCGTTTGGACTGATCCAGAAAGGCAGTAGTCAATTCATGTCCAGACTGATATATACCACCCATTTCATACCGATCAGGTGAAACATCAATCGATGGACTTGACATTTTCAAAGTTTAGAACTTGAAGTCCAAACAAAGTGGGAAACCATGTAAAGTCTTTGTTTTTCGATTATATTTGGCCTAGAATCAAAATCTAGTTAAGATCTTCTAGTTGATTTTTAGAGAGGAATTACCAGCTGACTTGATTTACATATTAGCACTCACTCGGTCAACCAAACCCCTTGAGGCTCCTAAAGAACtttatcaattaaaatttaaatataaagtatCAGTTTTTAGTTAATATGATCGAACCCCAGACCTGATACTATTTGCAGGAAGCCTAAGATGAGACCTATGCTGCATGATGCATTATTTCTGCATTTGATCATGTTTCCATGATCATCCTATCTAAGTCGATCCCCAAAGAGATGCTGCTAAGCAGCAACTAGTTGATGATGATGTCCAATTCACACTCAAGCATATGATAGAATCTACAAACCTCTGTTATACCATGATGCTGCCTAGATCCAGTAGTCCTTGGAATCCTGCATTCCTTCTGTTGCTTATAAATTATGAGAATTGGATTGTTCTATTGTCTCTTTTTAGATTGTATTCCAAATACAggttctttcatgtcatgataccGTTTGGTTATTCCGAGGATTCATTGACTTTTTGGAATATCCATGTAAATTGTCCACTGGATCTTAAATGTTTAATTCTTTCCTTTTGGTATTGACACTCAACAAACCCATATTGCTTCATCTAGTCAAGATTGACACAATTCTTTAATAGGACATCTTTAGTTGTATTTCAAATACAAACTCTTTGACATCATTTGGTTCTTTTGAGGATTCAACTAATCTTTCAGTATATCCGTGTAAATTGTCTACCAGATCTTACATGTTTATTTATTACAAGGATCAATTCTTTGTTTATTGGACCTTTTACAACTGCTTCCATTTCCTTCTGGGTTTTGACACTCAATACTCCAAAAATGCTTCATCTGATGTTTGTATACTTGCTTCTCACAATCATAATAATTCTTACTCTGTCACGATAATTTACTCTTCATGTTTGTTGAGTTGCTGGTATGGAACAGCACTGACATTTTCCGTTCTAGTTACTGACTGATTTGGAGGATGCCAGCTATATTTGAATCCTCGCAGCATTTCTTTATGAACACTGCAAACTTCATTTGATTGCTTGTCACAGTTTGAAGTTCTCTGTTGTGCTTTCACTTGCTCATTCTTTGTCATGGACAACAAGAAACTACCATTATGTGACAGTTCAATGTACAGAATTCTATTTTGGATATTGGTGATTGAATAGAAGATGAACATGAGTGCAAAAGTAAGGTTACTACTTAGTGACCTCAGTGATAAGGGTTTTGAGTTAGGGAAACCGCTTCTTTGTTTTTAAGGACAAGACTGCTTATATTATTGATAGTCCCTAGATGGATAGGGTTGATCTTCTTTTTATGGTCGACTGATGTGAGGACATCCATCCATTCAGCCTATCCGTAACAGGGAAGTTATGTATAGAAGCCATTCTTTTTAGTTGGTTACCTATGATGGATGCACACTCCCTTATACTGATCTAGATGTAGTGGTTTTCATTTTCAAGCTGACCTTGAAGTTTGTACAATCAAGGTTAAATAAAGTGATGTTCTTATTCTTTACAGATCTGGAAGCATCTGCATTTGCATCTAACACGAACATAACACCGGATCTTCGGcgtgctctctctcttctgtcaaaTGATTCTTGGTTAGCTGGACCAAGTTCTATGAAGTTTGTAAATACACAGAATGCGAGTACCACTCAGCCTGCAGTGAACATGGCTGATTCAACGGCAGGTATCTTGCAAGATGAGCAGCCACTGGAACATCTGATGATGCTGCCAGTTCACCTGCAAATCGGTGAGTTCCAGGAGTTTCAGCTGCTTAAAGCACCCTTCCAAACCTCTTTTTTTGACTCCACTCGGATTCACTGATGTCTACAATCGGATGACCACTGGATTGTCTGAACTCAAGGTCAGTTTTCTGCTTCAGTTGCCTTGTTGGTCAATGTGCcacaaatgtttcatttgctggaGCTTTTGTATGCTAGGTGATACTTTTGCTGGCCCAATTTGTTTACACTACAACCTCAATGGATCGAGAAATTCCAGATGCTGGGCAACCTTGCACTGATGGCCTTTGTGCCATCCGATATTATCAGTTAGTGAATAATCCAAGTTCAAAACTGCTTTCTTCTCCTCGTCCAGGTCGAAATGCTTTGGTGAAGAATGAAATGCAATGAGCGTCGTCATTTGATCTATTTTTTTCTAGTTAGTGGTAGCTGATGATGACAGCCAATATTAAGTTATTATGATTGCGAACTTTTCGGACTTAGCTGCTGCTGTTACAGTTGTATTCTGAATGAAATATGGTCATGAAGCTGTTCTTGTCATTTGATTTCTAGTTTCTCTGCCATGTTTACCTCCAGCTCGATTACAAATGGAGATGAGGATCATTGTGTTGCTGGTCATGAAGCATTGCATGTCCTCATAGTTTCATGTTCTGTTTATGTCATGAAGCAAATTGAGATGAAACCAAGAGTTTAACCTGCTGCTACTCCATATCTAAGGCTGAATGCTTGTGAGACTAAAGTCATGTAGAATGATCTCAAACAAGCAGTACTATAACATGAATAATTGGATTGAGTGTAGATGTTTTCTGTCATAGACTCGGTAACCTGTTAACACAACAAGTGGTTCTTGTAGACCAGTATGATATCAATATATTGGTTGATACGTCGACTTGTATCGTGAGATatgatttgataaaataataataaaattgaaaTAAACATTGTATATTCGTATTAAGATGTGTTTTCATACTGATACTTGATCgattaataaaatatttcaaagagcACTTCAAACTATTGGACTAATCTAAAGATTGAAACTATAATTAATGGAAAAATGATTACTAGAAACATTGTAGGGAAAATCTATTGAAAAAAGAACCgcatcatataaaatatatttaaatgaaaGATCTAAAGAAGTTTAAAGAACCGCAATAGGTAATTGAAATGATAATTATGGTTAAATCTACGACAAACAGCAAAGCATGTCATGTCAACATGACATAAACAAATGTAATAAATAACCAGAGGACATCTTCATTTCACAAGTTAAACTCTCAACATTCTTTCCAACTTTTCTTATCCAACAAACTAACTTAAACATAAGAAAAGCATTGCTGGGTACATTAATTTAGATAGAAATTAGATGAATCAAATCTTTCTCAAACACAAAAAAACTACATTCAATCAAGTCACCTTATAGGATCATACTTCTTCCCTCATATGTTAAGTTTTTGATGGAGATGATGATGCAAATTATTTTACCCTTCTTGCATGACTAGCACAGGTTGCAGTTACCTAGGATCCGATGTCTCATCAACCACAACTTGAAGGTCCTCCTATGCATCATCTCCAACATAGTTTTGAGCGCCCCGAAAAACTCTAGATCAAGTATGACAATAATCGATGTAAACTCACGATCGCTTGCGAAAGGAAAacatttaatcttaattctttcttATGTTGTTAATTTTATCgacgaaaaaaataatatttttatttttaattattaaatatatattctttaacCTAACTAtttattttcttctcctctttctttgtGCTGATGGATGCTTAACCTGTGCTTTCGACCGCCACCGCTACTCTCGACCTACACTCTCCACTGTCGTTGTCGCTCGACCTGCGCTCTCAATCGCCGCCGCCACTCTTGACCTACGCTCTCGATCGTTGTCATCGCTCGACCTATGCTCTCGATCGCTGTCGCCACTCTCGACCTACGCTCTCcactgtcatcatcacttgacctGCGCTATCAACCGCCATCGCCACTCTCGATCTACGCTCTCCACATCGTCGTCGCACGACCTGTGCTCTCGATCGCCGCCGCCACTCTCGACCTACGCTCTCCATCGTCATCATCACTCGACCTATTCTCTCGACCACCACCGCCACTCTCAACCTATGCTCTCCACCATTGTCGTCACTCGACCTGTGCTCTCGATCGCCGCCACTCTTCACCTCTCAACTGCTACCTCTCCTGCACCACTCATCGTCGCCGCACCAGACACAGTCGATCGTCGCTGCTCCTTGCTTCTACCATATTGTAGCTTTCAGATTCTGGTGAATGTAACAATGGCTACATGATGAGCAAAACTTCTACCATGTTGTAGTTATTAGTGCACTGTTGCTGCCATGTTATTGCTAATGGGATATAAtggggaataacctttgtatatgaacaagtactagaagaccataatacgcagcggaattaaatgaaatcacaatcaaatagaacactaagatatacatggaaagccccttcaatgtgaagggtaaaaatcacggggcaaactagagataatccactataataataatgaatatacaaatctcaatctcttgcctaaaaccctagcaacaatcacaagagaataacaaggatacaaggatcacgtcactgtgctcaatatctaaatcctccctaattctccccaagtaatcatagtaagaatctactatagatttgacctaa contains:
- the LOC103999844 gene encoding squamosa promoter-binding-like protein 12 → MDWVPKTPFPWDWETLELFSGKESEISKAAQVPDLKIDGGAFICNRSVCSSGRGASSGLELGNRSSKSSISASVDSLSGAGKRKSQLNFDSAGRAPHNLDNNIIARVEDSGTSTVPVVADHPKEPLTGLKLGPTYFEDVASVNNIKNLSSSATMTSSAALAKKSRVSQQNLQSPYCQVEGCNIDLTTAKDYHRKHRVCESHSKSPKVIVAGKERRFCQQCSRFHDLSEFDQKKRSCRRRLSDHNARRRKPQPTAISFNSSRLSSSYYDDRHQMNLVFGRAPLGHVTTTVSFPRNNLGSFKLLQAKESWTKSNKAGCTDGQLQFSSICQPNNSSTLNHDLDRLLSFKGTAAEVLNQDLEASAFASNTNITPDLRRALSLLSNDSWLAGPSSMKFVNTQNASTTQPAVNMADSTAGILQDEQPLEHLMMLPVHLQIGEFQEFQLLKAPFQTSFFDSTRIH